The following DNA comes from Peribacillus sp. FSL E2-0218.
GCCAAACAAACGAATTTATCCGCTTCTACCGTGTCGCGAGTCTTAAATCATGATGAAACACTTTCTGCTTCACCAGAAACGAAACAAAGAGTTTTCCAGATGGCCAGAGAATTAAATTATCGGACGGTCAAAAGCAGGCGCATGCAAAATCTGGTCCATCAAAAAGAAGCAGGTAAAACAGGAGATACAAAAATTGGAATGGTACTGATTCAGTCACAAAAGGAAGAAGCAAAAGATCCATACTGGCAGTCCATTCGGGAAGGCATTGAAAAAGAAAGTGCCGACAGGGGAATCACTTCGTTAAAGTTAATACGGCTTCAGCATATGGTCAAAGCAAAAGATGATCTTTCAGAACTGGACGGATTAGTTGTGGTTGGACGGATAGACACACAGATTCTTGAATCAATTTACGAATATAACCGCAATATTGTTCTTATTAACCAAGACGCGCATAAAGATCAATTCGATTCAATCATCTTTGATTACGAAAAAGCAGCCAGCCTGGCGATGGATCATCTGGGTGATTGTGGGTACAAGCGAATTGGCTATATTGGAGGGACAGAACGAATATCCGTCGAAGAAGCACAGGCATTGAAGAAGAAGGTTTATATACCTGACGCGCGCAAAACCGTTTATGAAAGCAAAATGAAGGAGCGAAATGCCTATGATCGGGATTTACTGTTTGTAAAAGAATATTCCATTCACTCCGGCTACGATTTAATGAAAGGTGCGGTTGGAAAGGGCAGCTTGCCAGAAGCATTTTTTATCGCGAGTGACTCAATGGCAATTGGTGCCATAAGAGCGCTTCAGGAGGCAAATATCCGTGTTCCGGATGATGTAGCAATCGTCAGTTTTAACGATATCGAAATGGCCCAATTTACAACACCGCCGCTGACAACCGTGAAAATCCCCACGGAAGAAATGGGCCGGTTTGGCGTCAAAATGATGCTTGATAGGTTAGAAGGCCGGGAAATGCCTGTAAAGATTATCGTTCCAACCTCTTTAATTGTCCGGGAGAGCTGCGGTGTAAAAATGAAGAAGCTGGCAGAAAATCATCCACTAAAAGATATTCATTTGGAGGGAAATCCATGAAAAAACGAATGGTATTATCCGTACTTTCTATATCAGCATTGATTGCACTGACAGCCTGTGGAAATAACAGCGTGGATAGCGGAGGAGAAAGTGGCGGTCAAGTTAAATTGACACTTATGTCCACGGCAACGGTAAAAGCGGACATGGATACGTTTAAAGA
Coding sequences within:
- a CDS encoding LacI family DNA-binding transcriptional regulator; protein product: MATIKDIAKQTNLSASTVSRVLNHDETLSASPETKQRVFQMARELNYRTVKSRRMQNLVHQKEAGKTGDTKIGMVLIQSQKEEAKDPYWQSIREGIEKESADRGITSLKLIRLQHMVKAKDDLSELDGLVVVGRIDTQILESIYEYNRNIVLINQDAHKDQFDSIIFDYEKAASLAMDHLGDCGYKRIGYIGGTERISVEEAQALKKKVYIPDARKTVYESKMKERNAYDRDLLFVKEYSIHSGYDLMKGAVGKGSLPEAFFIASDSMAIGAIRALQEANIRVPDDVAIVSFNDIEMAQFTTPPLTTVKIPTEEMGRFGVKMMLDRLEGREMPVKIIVPTSLIVRESCGVKMKKLAENHPLKDIHLEGNP